In Aliarcobacter faecis, the genomic stretch GGTAGCAGATATTACAAAACAAATTGCAAAAGATTATGATGTATTATTTGGTGATTCAGTTGCATTAAGAGGTTCATTCTTAATTGATAAAGATGGAACAGTAAGACATGCAGTTATCAACGATTTACCACTAGGAAGAAATATTGATGAGATGATTAGAATGGTTGATACTATGTTATTTACAAATGAACATGGTGAAGTTTGTCCAGCTGGTTGGTCAAAAGGTGATGAAGGAATGAAAGCAGATAAATCTGGTGTTGCTGAATATTTAGCTAAAAATCAAGATAAATTATAAAAGGAATTTAAAATGGGAAAATATATAGAATTAAATCAAACAAATATGGAAGAAACTATTAAAGAAGGTGTTGTATTAGTAGACTTTTGGGCACCTTGGTGTGGACCTTGTAGAATGCTTGCTCCAGCAATTGATCAATTAGCACAAGAGTTTGAAGGTAAAGCAAAAATTTGTAAAGTAAATACTGAAGCTGAACCAGATTTAACAGCTAAATATGAAATAAGATCTATTCCTACTATACTATATTTTAAAGATGGTAAGATTGTAGATCAAACAATTGGTGCTACTACAAAAGCTAAAATTGAAGAAAAATTAAATAGCTTAATATAATAA encodes the following:
- the trxA gene encoding thioredoxin, which translates into the protein MGKYIELNQTNMEETIKEGVVLVDFWAPWCGPCRMLAPAIDQLAQEFEGKAKICKVNTEAEPDLTAKYEIRSIPTILYFKDGKIVDQTIGATTKAKIEEKLNSLI